One segment of Nothobranchius furzeri strain GRZ-AD chromosome 13, NfurGRZ-RIMD1, whole genome shotgun sequence DNA contains the following:
- the LOC107379767 gene encoding high mobility group nucleosome-binding domain-containing protein 5, whose protein sequence is MSSQAEDRVCMWGENRFNMLTRWLTFITLLGSADSVTVAPTCRVKGELLVQLLLRCGEGKSAGEVQFWHTPFGDLQTSDPSSDMAPVFLDHDGRLVIPSCSTHHAGLYYCIQHHPHGSTLWSYELHVGHQNQNRSQEVTSRFRRSFRLGKAVVSDGLFTGAVTASVLLTFTVGFSAGALARTRVVRCLLGISTGLRLPRKRHCQTDMPDHSAQVTIATLPLIYDNQVFEAEAMQRDSKACETPEKSVSMTTPSPPAKPKRSFRHKRHEEQEATAYLEGRGHRQDGEVQEKEITEDEETESEVDEDRCEQKVGERSDERREAAGEQEGRDERREAAGEQEGRDERPEAAGEQEGKDERREAAGEHEGKDERREAAGEQEGRDERPEAAGEQEGKDERREAAGEHEGKDERREAAGEHEGKDERREAAGEHEGKDERREAAGEHEGKDERPEAAGEHEGKDERPEAAGEHEGRDERREAAGEQEGRDERREAAGEQEGKDERREAAGEQEGKDERREAAGEQEGKDERREAAGEQEGKDERREAAGEHEGRDESEEDQKSTGTEEKSRKNKEKTSSCVHQSNSRIIRLYQYDEDGQRFSHLPEPDCEHPEPGHRLRLRSKTRLNAIMMAASTGPTEVGGSKQEQEGPQHFHMEI, encoded by the exons ATGAGCTCACAGGCGGAGGACCGCGTCTGCATGTGGGGAGAAAACAG GTTTAACATGCTAACCAGGTGGTTAACATTCATAACTCTTCTGGGAAGTGCCGATTCCGTGACTGTAGCCCCCACCTGTAGGGTCAAAGGTGAACTTCTAGTACAGCTGTTGCTGCGCTGTGGAGAAGGAAAATCTGCAG GGGAGGTCCAGTTCTGGCACACCCCCTTTGGAGACCTCCAGACTTCAGATCCCTCCTCTGACATGGCTCCGGTGTTTCTGGACCACGACGGGAGGCTGGTGATCCCCAGCTGCAGCACCCACCACGCTGGCCTGTATTACTGCATCCAGCACCACCCACATGGCTCCACGCTGTGGTCGTACGAGCTGCACGTAGgtcaccagaaccagaaccgcagCCAGGAGGTCACCAGCAGGTTCAGGAGGAGCTTCAGGCTTGGGAAGGCGGTGGTGTCAGACGGGTTGTTTACAGGAGCCGTGACTGCATCAGTGCTGCTCACATTCACGGTGGGGTTCAGTGCTGGAGCTCTGGCGAGGACCCGTGTTGTCAG GTGTTTACTGGGCATCTCTACAGGGCTGCGGTTACCAAGGAAACGCCACTGCCAAACCGACATGCCAGACCACAGCGCTCAGGTCACCATAGCAACCTTGCCACTCATATATGACAACCAGGTCTTTGAGGCTGAAGCAATGCAAAGAGACTCTAAAGCTTGTGAGACCCCAGAGAAGAGCGTTTCCATGACAACCCCATCTCCCCCCGCCAAGCCCAAGAGAAGCTTCCGGCACAAACGACACGAGGAACAAGAGGCTACGGCATATTTAGAGGGACGTGGCCACAGGCAGGATGGAGAGGTGCAGGAGAAAGAAATCACTGAAGATGAAGAGACTGAAAGTGAAGTGGATGAAGATCGCTGTGAGCAGAAAGTTGGAGAGAGAAGTGATGAGAGACGGGAGGCAGCAGGTGAGCAGGAGGGGAGGGATGAGAGACGGGAGGCAGCAGGTGAGCAGGAGGGGAGGGATGAGAGACCGGAGGCAGCAGGTGAGCAGGAGGGGAAGGATGAGAGACGGGAGGCAGCAGGTGAGCACGAGGGGAAGGATGAGAGACGGGAGGCAGCAGGTGAGCAGGAGGGGAGGGATGAGAGACCGGAGGCAGCAGGTGAGCAGGAGGGGAAGGATGAGAGACGGGAGGCAGCAGGTGAGCACGAGGGGAAGGATGAGAGACGGGAGGCAGCAGGTGAGCACGAGGGGAAGGATGAGAGACGGGAGGCAGCAGGTGAGCACGAGGGGAAGGATGAGAGACGGGAGGCAGCAGGTGAGCACGAGGGGAAGGATGAGAGACCGGAGGCAGCAGGTGAGCACGAGGGGAAGGATGAGAGACCGGAGGCAGCAGGTGAGCACGAGGGGAGGGATGAGAGACGGGAGGCAGCAGGTGAGCAGGAGGGGAGGGATGAGAGACGGGAGGCAGCAGGTGAGCAGGAGGGGAAGGATGAGAGACGGGAGGCAGCAGGTGAGCAGGAGGGGAAGGATGAGAGACGGGAGGCAGCAGGTGAGCAGGAGGGGAAGGATGAGAGACGGGAGGCAGCAGGTGAGCAGGAGGGGAAGGATGAGAGACGGGAGGCAGCAGGTGAGCACGAGGGGAGGGATGAGAGTGAGGAAGATCAGAAATCTACAGGAACAGAAGAGAAAAGcaggaaaaacaaagaaaagacgTCTTCTTGTGTTCATCAAAGCAACAGCCGCATCATCCGTCTCTATCAGTACGATGAAGACGGTCAAAGATTCAGCCACCTTCCAGAACCCGACTGTGAACACCCAGAACCCGGCCACAGGCTCAGACTGCGATCTAAAACACGCCTCAACGCCATCATGATGGCTGCTTCCACCGGGCCGACGGAGGTGGGAGGGTCAAAGCAGGAGCAGGAGGGGCCGCAACACTTCCACATGGAGATATGA
- the LOC107379766 gene encoding DCN1-like protein 5 gives MTLPGRLAESSGRRSRCPWEEPGGQTQLMRSSESPIMPVKKRKLAGSDEYEHKCKITSFTRPQICSVKPNGSDKHFSSKKCLAWFHKYAGVDKVVGPEAMETFCEDIGLEPENILMLVLAWHLEAANMGFFTKDEWLRGMTLLQCDGTERLQSKLDYLQSELSDSVVFKNIFRYAFDFARDKNQRSLDMDTATSMLALLLGRTWSLFPVFQQFLEQCKYKGLNKDQWYNVLEFSRTISPDLSNYDEDGAWPVLLDEFVEWHRSKLSSS, from the exons aTGACGCTGCCGGGCCGGCTAGCTGAGAGCTCCGGGAGGAGAAGCAGGTGTCCGTGGGAAGAGCCGGGCGGACAGA CCCAGCTAATGAGGTCCAGTGAAAGTCCCATAATGCCTGTGAAGAAGAGGAAACTGGCGGGTTCAGATGAATATGAGCACAAGTGTAAAATCACAAG TTTTACTCGACCTCAGATCTGCAGCGTGAAGCCAAACGGCTCTGATAAGCACTTCTCCAGTAAGAAGTGTCTGGCCTGGTTCCACAAGTACGCCGGAGTGGACAAGGTGGTTGGTCCAGAGGCCATGGAGACGTTCTGTGAAGACATTGGTCTGGAACCAGAGAAC ATCCTGATGTTGGTTTTAGCGTGGCATCTAGAAGCAGCCAACATGGGCTTCTTCACAAAAGACGAGTGGCTCAGGGGCATGACGCTGCTACA GTGTGATGGCACCGAGAGGTTGCAGAGCAAACTAGATTACCTACAGAGTGAGCTCAGTGATTCTGTAGTCTTCAAAAACATCTTCAGATACGCCTTTGACTTCGCCAGG GATAAGAACCAGAGGAGTCTGGACATGGACACCGCTACATCCATGCTGGCTCTGCTGCTGGGGAGGACATGGTCCCTCTTTCCTGTCTTCCAGCAGTTCCTGGAG CAGTGTAAGTACAAGGGCCTGAACAAGGACCAGTGGTATAACGTCCTGGAGTTCAGCAGGACCATCAGCCCCGACCTCAGTAACTATGATGAAGATGGAGCCT GGCCGGTGCTGCTGGACGAGTTTGTGGAATGGCACAGAAGCAAACTGAGCTCTTCCTAG